In one window of Tripterygium wilfordii isolate XIE 37 chromosome 1, ASM1340144v1, whole genome shotgun sequence DNA:
- the LOC120002067 gene encoding protein trichome birefringence-like 4 — MASSFKKIFSTFMQNPRNLTHPSLSTSRIHVFAISLLLLSLIFLSSSLANHSFALTAASLASRLLTAANYVSPFTSVPCSSSNTCLVSDSRDNCMFSSVTAMQKTRSSDSIQSESDVIQELSSCDIFDGKWVDDSDPIYPPGYCPYIDDSFNCFKNGRLDTDYLKYKWKPHGCHIPRFDGRKMLEILRGKRLVFVGDSLNRNMWGSLLCALRESLKDKSRVIEVSGRRQFRSQGFFSYKFRDYGCSIDFIKSPFLVQEWKGSDKRGKRRETLRLDMIEGSSSKYSDADIIIFNTGHWWTHQKTYKGKRYFQEGSHVYNNLEVTEAYTKALRTWAQWVDANINSTRTRVFFRGYSASHFRKGQWYSGGRCDAERQPIMNDTQLTAYPWMMRALESVIAEMKTPVFYLNITKMTAYRQDGHPSIYRSREIPRNSGMIQDCSHWCLPGVPDSWNELLYATLLISQNKCNVLSGSLSHSMATRPQKKWLEAQALSEKQTGALLEFRSELYSERKILA, encoded by the exons ATGGCATCATCTTTCAAGAAAATCTTCTCCACTTTCATGCAAAACCCAAGAAACCTTACACATCCTTCCCTCTCGACTTCAAGAATCCATGTTTTCGCCatttctcttctccttctctccctCATCTTCCTCTCTTCGTCACTCGCCAACCACTCTTTCGCCCTCACTGCCGCTTCTCTAGCCTCTCGCCTTCTCACTGCAGCAAACTATGTCTCCCCCTTCACTTCAGTCCCTTGTTCTTCATCGAACACCTGCCTCGTCTCGGATTCTCGCGATAACTGCATGTTCTCTTCTGTCACTGCAATGCAGAAGACCCGTAGCAGTGATTCGATACAATCAGAATCTGATGTTATACAAGAGTTGAGTTCTTGTGATATCTTTGATGGTAAGTGGGTGGATGATTCTGACCCGATTTACCCACCCGGGTATTGTCCGTACATCGACGATTCCTTCAATTGCTTCAAGAATGGAAGGTTGGACACTGATTATCTTAAATACAAATGGAAGCCGCATGGGTGTCACATTCCAAG GTTTGATGGGAGAAAAATGTTGGAGATTCTGAGGGGAAAGAGGCTGGTTTTTGTTGGAGACTCATTGAACAGGAACATGTGGGGGTCTTTGTTGTGTGCATTGAGAGAATCGTTGAAGGATAAGAGCAGAGTCATTGAAGTTTCGGGTAGGCGTCAATTCAGGAGTCAAGGGTTCTTCTCTTACAAATTCAGA GATTATGGATGCTCCATCGACTTTATCAAATCCCCATTCCTTGTTCAAGAATGGAAAGGCTCGGACAAAAGAGGCAAACGAAGAGAAACACTGAGGCTCGACATGATCGAGGGCTCTTCCTCAAAGTACTCTGATGCTGATattatcatcttcaacactgGTCACTGGTGGACTCACCAGAAAACCTATAAAGG GAAAAGATACTTTCAAGAAGGCAGCCATGTCTATAACAACTTAGAGGTCACTGAAGCATACACTAAAGCTTTAAGAACTTGGGCACAATGGGTTGATGCTAATATTAACAGCACTCGCACTAGGGTCTTCTTTCGCGGATATTCAGCGTCCCATTTTAG GAAAGGGCAGTGGTATTCTGGTGGGAGATGTGATGCTGAGAGGCAACCAATAATGAATGATACACAGCTTACTGCATATCCATGGATGATGAGGGCCCTTGAATCTGTTATAGCAGAGATGAAGACACCAGTCTTTTATCTCAACATTACGAAGATGACCGCGTACAGACAAGATGGGCATCCTTCGATTTACCGGTCACGGGAGATCCCTAGAAACTCTGGGATGATCCAAGACTGCAGCCATTGGTGCCTTCCTGGTGTTCCCGACTCATGGAATGAGCTTCTCTATGCCACTCTGCTTATATCACAGAACAA ATGCAATGTTCTTTCTGGAAGTCTATCTCATTCGATGGCAACAAGGCCTCAAAAAAAATGGCTTGAG GCTCAGGCATTAAGCGAGAAGCAAACGGGAGCACTACTGGAGTTTCGATCGGAGTTATACAGTGAACGGAAAATTCTGGCCTGA